From Cellvibrio zantedeschiae, the proteins below share one genomic window:
- the tig gene encoding trigger factor: protein MQVSLETTSGLERRLTIGVPAEQVDAEVENRLKQAARTVTIKGFRKGKVPMSVVQQRFGAGVRQEVVGDVISRSFYAAVQKENVRPAGQPAIQAVQLAPGKDLQYVATFEVYPSVTLSDLSAYEITRYTAEVTEADVDNMIEVLRKHQTTWVAADRAAADGDQVNIDFVGTKGGVEFAGGKAEGQNLVLGSNSMIPGFEAGIVGLQAGEEKTITVTFPADYQAEELKGAEAQFAIKVNSVSAPQLPELNKEFFIKFGVEKGGEKQFRKEVKANMDRELSNALKAKVKGQVMDALLSTHTTDLPKALVANEIEVLRNQMLQRFGGQQQNFDVKSLLPDTMFQEEAQRRVTLGLIVGEIVKSAKLKPDAKRVKSMIEDIASTYQEPKEVVEYYNSNPELLSGVESAVLEDQVVDYVLAGAKVTDQASAYEEIIKANAQR, encoded by the coding sequence ATGCAAGTTTCTCTCGAAACAACTTCTGGTCTAGAACGTCGTCTTACCATTGGCGTACCCGCTGAGCAAGTTGACGCTGAAGTCGAAAATCGCTTAAAGCAAGCGGCTCGTACTGTGACCATTAAAGGCTTCCGTAAGGGCAAGGTGCCAATGTCTGTTGTTCAACAACGCTTTGGTGCTGGTGTACGTCAGGAAGTGGTTGGCGATGTTATCAGCCGCTCTTTCTATGCTGCCGTTCAAAAAGAAAACGTTCGTCCAGCTGGTCAACCAGCTATCCAGGCTGTGCAATTAGCGCCAGGAAAGGATCTTCAATACGTAGCGACCTTCGAAGTTTATCCAAGCGTAACCCTGAGTGACTTGAGCGCTTACGAAATTACGCGTTACACAGCTGAAGTTACTGAAGCTGACGTAGACAACATGATTGAAGTGTTGCGCAAGCACCAAACTACCTGGGTTGCGGCTGATCGCGCTGCGGCAGATGGCGACCAGGTTAATATCGACTTTGTTGGTACTAAAGGCGGTGTTGAGTTCGCTGGTGGTAAAGCAGAAGGCCAGAACCTTGTATTGGGTTCCAACTCAATGATCCCGGGTTTTGAAGCTGGTATCGTAGGTTTGCAAGCGGGTGAAGAAAAAACTATCACTGTTACCTTCCCTGCTGACTATCAAGCTGAAGAGTTGAAAGGTGCAGAAGCTCAATTCGCAATTAAAGTAAATTCTGTATCTGCTCCACAACTGCCTGAATTAAATAAAGAATTCTTTATTAAGTTTGGTGTTGAGAAAGGCGGCGAGAAGCAATTCCGCAAAGAGGTAAAAGCGAATATGGACCGTGAGTTGTCCAACGCTTTGAAGGCCAAAGTTAAAGGTCAGGTGATGGATGCATTGTTGTCTACTCACACCACTGATTTGCCAAAAGCCTTGGTTGCTAACGAAATCGAAGTGCTGCGCAACCAAATGTTGCAACGCTTTGGTGGCCAACAACAAAACTTCGATGTGAAGTCCTTGTTGCCAGACACTATGTTCCAGGAAGAAGCGCAACGTCGCGTAACCTTGGGTTTGATTGTGGGCGAGATTGTGAAATCAGCCAAATTGAAGCCAGATGCCAAGCGCGTTAAGTCAATGATTGAAGATATTGCATCTACTTACCAAGAACCAAAAGAAGTGGTGGAATACTACAACAGCAATCCTGAATTGTTGTCTGGCGTAGAATCTGCTGTTCTGGAAGACCAGGTTGTAGACTATGTTTTGGCAGGCGCCAAAGTGACTGACCAAGCATCAGCTTACGAAGAAATCATCAAGGCTAACGCTCAACGCTAA
- a CDS encoding DUF6586 family protein yields MSNLSLTRVNQKLIQAKILLQGVDEESLSPVHRNSLLEAAAFHLVCAHQHYLREIAETYGLKNIIALRSEHDLITAFNAARKYPAEAQELEDLRKDPASWLSQLQAYYDSLWRIPVRPDTQESENLISLVDTESIAIPEISLSVVRAWQTDFTALVLRQRETSAEF; encoded by the coding sequence ATGTCCAATCTTTCCCTGACACGTGTAAACCAAAAACTCATACAGGCCAAGATATTGCTGCAAGGTGTTGATGAAGAATCACTATCGCCGGTTCACCGCAACTCGCTGCTTGAGGCTGCTGCGTTTCATCTCGTCTGCGCCCACCAGCATTATCTTCGGGAAATTGCCGAAACCTACGGACTGAAAAATATTATCGCACTGCGCAGCGAACACGATTTAATTACGGCCTTCAACGCTGCTAGAAAATACCCTGCTGAAGCACAGGAGCTTGAAGATCTACGTAAAGACCCCGCATCGTGGTTGTCGCAATTGCAGGCCTATTATGATTCGCTGTGGCGAATCCCTGTGCGACCAGACACTCAGGAAAGCGAGAATTTGATAAGCCTCGTTGACACAGAATCTATAGCTATACCAGAGATAAGCTTAAGTGTGGTTAGAGCTTGGCAAACAGATTTCACCGCTTTAGTGTTGCGCCAGCGCGAAACCAGCGCTGAATTTTGA
- the topA gene encoding type I DNA topoisomerase has translation MGKSLVIVESPAKAKTINKYLGADFVVKSSIGHIRDLPTSGGAKPVDAKERAKQAAATRKLSAEQKAIHQAQKSKSQLINRMGIDPENGWEAHYEILPGKEKVVDELKKLAEKADTIYLATDLDREGEAIAWHLREAIGGDHDRYRRVVFNEITKTAIQNAFKSPGRLDQNRVDAQQARRFLDRVVGYMVSPLLWEKVARGLSAGRVQSVAVRLVVEREQEIRAFIPEEYWTVFADLQAGKSEQVAFEVKKQGDEAFKPLNETQAMAAVKVLQQASYKVASREDKPTQSKPSAPFITSTLQQAASTRLGFGVKKTMMMAQRLYEAGYITYMRTDSTNLSKDAVEACRDFILESYGKKYLPESPVLYSSKEGAQEAHEAIRPSSVTVQPNQLSGMERDAERLYTLIWQQFVACQMSPAEYTSTSVVVNAGEFELRTRGRVVRFDGFTKVLPQTAKKDEDVVLPDMKVGQVLPLIKLNPNQHFTKPTARYTEASLVKELEKRAIGRPSTYAAIISTIQDRGYVRVENRRFYAEKMGDIVTERLVESFDDLMDYSFTANMEESLDDIAQGGKKWRKVLDDFYAGFTKKLQLASSATKGMRANDPTDTDIPCSLCGRHMQIRTGGTGVFLGCSGYALPPKERCKNTMNLVSGHEAVDADADEEAESKQLRTKHRCKICNSAMDSYLLDESRKIHICGNNPDCAGYEVEQGSYKLKGYEGPTLECDKCGSEMQLKTGRFGKYFGCTNSECKNTRKLLKSGEAAPPKVDPIVMADLRCEKVDDHYVLRDGAAGLFLAASQFPKNRETRAPLVAELLPYKKQIDPKYHFLLSAPVTDPDGNKAIIRFSRKTKEQYVQTEVDGKATGWKAFYEGGKWKVHSK, from the coding sequence ATGGGCAAATCCTTAGTTATCGTAGAATCGCCTGCTAAAGCCAAGACGATTAACAAGTATCTTGGTGCAGATTTCGTAGTGAAATCCAGTATTGGACATATTCGCGATTTACCCACCAGTGGCGGTGCCAAACCGGTCGATGCCAAAGAGCGCGCCAAACAAGCTGCCGCAACCCGCAAGCTATCCGCTGAACAGAAAGCCATTCATCAAGCGCAAAAAAGTAAAAGCCAGCTCATAAACCGCATGGGTATCGACCCTGAAAACGGGTGGGAGGCGCATTACGAAATCCTCCCCGGCAAAGAAAAAGTAGTTGATGAACTAAAAAAACTCGCCGAAAAAGCCGACACCATCTATCTCGCAACCGACTTGGATAGAGAAGGGGAAGCTATTGCCTGGCACCTGCGTGAAGCTATAGGTGGCGACCATGATCGCTATCGCCGTGTCGTGTTTAACGAAATTACTAAAACCGCTATCCAAAACGCTTTCAAAAGCCCCGGTCGCCTTGACCAGAATCGTGTAGATGCCCAACAAGCGCGCCGTTTCCTCGACCGCGTAGTGGGTTACATGGTGTCGCCGTTGCTGTGGGAGAAAGTAGCGCGTGGCTTATCAGCTGGCCGTGTACAGTCAGTTGCTGTGCGTTTAGTGGTCGAGCGCGAGCAAGAAATCCGCGCTTTTATTCCCGAAGAATACTGGACCGTATTTGCTGATCTACAAGCAGGCAAGTCCGAGCAAGTCGCATTTGAAGTAAAAAAGCAAGGCGATGAAGCCTTCAAGCCGCTCAACGAAACCCAGGCCATGGCAGCGGTTAAAGTCTTGCAGCAAGCCAGCTACAAAGTCGCTAGCCGTGAAGACAAGCCCACCCAGTCCAAGCCTTCTGCTCCTTTTATTACCTCAACCTTGCAGCAAGCGGCGAGCACCCGTTTAGGTTTTGGCGTAAAGAAAACCATGATGATGGCCCAACGCTTATACGAAGCGGGTTACATCACCTACATGCGTACCGACTCCACCAATTTGAGTAAAGACGCCGTTGAAGCTTGCCGCGACTTTATTCTTGAGTCTTACGGTAAAAAATACCTGCCGGAAAGCCCTGTGTTGTATTCCAGCAAAGAGGGCGCGCAAGAAGCGCATGAAGCGATTCGTCCATCCAGCGTGACTGTGCAGCCCAATCAGTTGAGCGGCATGGAGCGTGATGCCGAACGTTTGTACACGCTGATTTGGCAGCAATTCGTTGCTTGTCAAATGAGCCCGGCCGAATACACCAGCACGAGCGTAGTGGTGAATGCGGGCGAATTTGAGTTGCGTACACGTGGTCGTGTAGTGCGTTTTGATGGTTTCACCAAAGTGTTGCCGCAAACGGCTAAAAAAGATGAAGACGTGGTGCTGCCAGACATGAAAGTTGGTCAGGTTTTGCCATTAATTAAACTCAATCCAAACCAACATTTTACCAAACCGACTGCACGTTACACTGAAGCGAGCTTGGTAAAAGAGTTGGAAAAGCGAGCAATTGGCCGTCCGTCGACCTACGCAGCAATTATTTCCACCATTCAGGATCGTGGTTATGTGCGTGTTGAAAATCGCCGTTTCTACGCCGAAAAGATGGGTGACATAGTCACAGAGCGCTTGGTTGAAAGCTTTGATGACCTTATGGATTACAGCTTCACAGCCAACATGGAGGAGTCACTTGATGACATCGCCCAGGGCGGAAAAAAGTGGCGCAAAGTGCTCGACGATTTCTATGCAGGCTTCACTAAAAAGCTGCAGCTTGCATCTAGCGCGACCAAAGGTATGCGCGCTAACGATCCTACGGACACCGATATTCCGTGCAGCCTTTGTGGTCGCCACATGCAAATTCGCACTGGTGGTACGGGCGTGTTCCTGGGGTGCTCTGGTTATGCCTTGCCGCCTAAAGAGCGCTGCAAAAACACTATGAATTTGGTGTCCGGCCACGAAGCAGTTGATGCGGATGCGGATGAAGAGGCTGAATCCAAACAATTACGCACCAAACACCGCTGTAAAATTTGTAATTCAGCGATGGATTCATATTTGCTCGACGAATCGCGCAAAATTCATATTTGCGGCAATAATCCGGATTGCGCTGGTTACGAAGTGGAGCAGGGCAGTTATAAGCTCAAAGGCTACGAAGGCCCAACGCTTGAGTGTGACAAGTGCGGTAGTGAAATGCAGCTGAAAACCGGTCGTTTCGGTAAATATTTTGGCTGCACCAACAGCGAATGTAAGAACACTCGCAAACTCTTAAAGAGTGGTGAAGCTGCGCCGCCAAAAGTCGATCCAATTGTGATGGCAGATTTGCGCTGTGAAAAAGTTGACGATCACTACGTGCTGCGTGACGGTGCCGCCGGTTTGTTCCTGGCCGCCAGCCAGTTCCCCAAAAACCGCGAAACCCGTGCGCCTTTGGTGGCTGAATTACTGCCGTACAAAAAACAAATTGATCCTAAATATCATTTCCTGTTGTCTGCGCCAGTAACGGATCCCGATGGTAACAAAGCTATTATTCGCTTCAGTCGTAAAACCAAAGAGCAATACGTACAAACAGAAGTGGATGGAAAAGCGACTGGCTGGAAAGCTTTCTATGAGGGCGGGAAGTGGAAGGTTCACTCCAAATAA
- a CDS encoding universal stress protein: MSQTNCLYSHILVGLDLTDETPQVLAKAVNFARSCNAKLSIAHVLEPITFAYGGDMPLDISEVQTQQVQRAEQELQELTKHIDYPVVQEHVLVGQPASELHYLAEQQDADLIIVGSHGRKGFALLLGSTPNSVLHGATCDVLAVYVAPNTRAE; encoded by the coding sequence ATGAGTCAAACCAACTGCTTGTATAGCCACATTTTGGTCGGGTTAGATTTAACGGACGAAACTCCGCAAGTGCTTGCCAAAGCCGTTAATTTTGCGCGCAGTTGCAATGCTAAATTGAGCATTGCTCACGTGCTTGAACCCATCACCTTCGCCTATGGCGGCGATATGCCGCTCGATATCTCCGAAGTTCAAACACAGCAAGTCCAGCGCGCGGAACAAGAGCTGCAAGAACTTACCAAACATATCGATTACCCCGTTGTACAGGAACATGTTTTGGTAGGACAACCCGCGAGCGAATTGCACTATCTAGCTGAACAACAGGATGCAGATTTAATCATTGTTGGCAGCCACGGGCGTAAGGGTTTTGCGTTGTTGCTTGGCTCAACACCCAACAGTGTACTGCATGGCGCAACCTGCGATGTGCTAGCGGTATATGTAGCGCCCAACACTCGAGCCGAATAA
- a CDS encoding ATP-binding cassette domain-containing protein, giving the protein MSLIKIEKAYLSYGLQVLLDEVDLVVEKGHRLCLIGRNGAGKSSLLKVIAGEVDLDKGEVILQSGVRIARLEQDLPDADDRLVFDSVACAFPGLGDLLSEYHHLAHGTEFNDATLARMEKLQHDIEAQDGWAMQQKVESILTRLDLPADKYMRELSGGWRRRVALARALVLEPDVLLLDEPTNHLDIAAIDWLEKQLLNFNGALVFITHDRSLLQTLATHIVELDRGHLRYWSGDYASYLVYREQALAEEARHNELFDKKLAEEEVWIRQGIKARRTRNEGRVRALKELRNVRAERREVIGKANFSLATGEASGKLVAELKDVSYSWGNKPIVRNFSSAIIRGDRIGLVGANGAGKSTLLKLILGELQPQSGSVRLGTNLKVAYFDQLRDQLDLDKSAVDNVSEGRDFIEIDGKAKHIFSYLSDFLFSGERARTPLRALSGGERNRVLLAKLFSKSANLLVLDEPTNDLDVETLELLEEILTDYAGTVLLVSHDRAFLNNIVSSVIAFEGRGNVLEYVGGYDDWIRQGGKWTEADLPEEAPAISEPSASNKTNEVASTPKVSAPVAAPRAKKLSYKLQKEFDDLPKKIEQLEQQLDAMKAVVGAADFYSQSPKIVEEKLQALAQVEMDLEVCFERWAELEDMQQAE; this is encoded by the coding sequence ATGTCATTAATTAAAATTGAAAAAGCCTATTTAAGTTACGGCCTGCAAGTCCTGTTAGATGAAGTGGATTTGGTGGTCGAAAAAGGCCACCGTCTGTGTTTGATTGGCCGCAATGGCGCAGGTAAATCCAGCTTGCTTAAAGTTATTGCTGGCGAAGTTGATTTAGATAAAGGCGAGGTTATTTTGCAAAGCGGCGTGCGCATAGCGCGCCTGGAGCAAGATTTGCCCGATGCAGACGACCGATTGGTATTTGACTCGGTTGCCTGCGCTTTTCCGGGTTTGGGTGATTTGTTGAGTGAATATCATCACCTTGCACACGGTACTGAATTTAATGACGCAACCCTGGCGCGCATGGAAAAGCTGCAGCACGATATTGAAGCGCAAGATGGCTGGGCGATGCAGCAAAAAGTGGAGTCGATTTTAACGCGCCTCGATTTGCCTGCCGACAAATACATGCGTGAACTTTCGGGAGGTTGGCGTCGCCGCGTCGCGCTTGCGCGTGCACTTGTGCTTGAGCCTGATGTGCTATTACTCGACGAGCCTACCAACCATCTGGATATTGCGGCAATTGATTGGTTGGAAAAACAATTATTAAATTTTAATGGCGCCCTGGTATTTATTACCCACGACCGTTCGCTGTTGCAAACACTTGCAACTCATATTGTGGAGCTGGACCGTGGACACCTGCGTTATTGGTCAGGTGACTACGCGAGTTATCTGGTGTATCGCGAACAAGCGCTTGCCGAAGAGGCGCGTCATAACGAATTGTTCGATAAAAAACTGGCTGAAGAAGAAGTGTGGATTCGCCAAGGGATTAAAGCGCGCCGTACTCGCAATGAAGGCCGCGTGCGCGCATTAAAAGAATTGCGCAATGTGCGTGCGGAGCGCCGCGAAGTCATTGGCAAAGCGAATTTTTCTTTAGCTACCGGCGAAGCCTCTGGAAAATTAGTTGCAGAGTTAAAAGATGTTTCCTATTCGTGGGGCAACAAGCCAATCGTAAGAAATTTTTCATCGGCGATTATTCGAGGTGACCGCATTGGTTTGGTGGGTGCGAATGGCGCTGGCAAAAGTACCTTGCTTAAATTAATTCTCGGTGAATTACAGCCACAATCAGGTTCAGTTCGCTTGGGTACTAATTTAAAAGTGGCTTATTTTGATCAATTACGCGATCAACTGGATTTAGATAAAAGTGCGGTTGATAACGTATCAGAAGGCCGTGACTTTATTGAAATCGACGGTAAAGCCAAACACATTTTTTCCTACTTGAGTGATTTTTTATTCAGCGGCGAGCGCGCTCGTACACCACTGCGTGCATTATCAGGTGGAGAGCGCAACCGCGTGCTCTTGGCAAAATTATTCAGCAAGTCGGCAAACTTGCTAGTGCTCGATGAGCCTACTAATGATCTGGATGTTGAAACACTTGAACTGCTGGAAGAAATCCTTACTGATTACGCTGGTACAGTCTTGTTGGTCAGCCATGATCGCGCATTTTTAAATAATATAGTCAGCAGCGTGATTGCATTCGAAGGCCGCGGAAACGTATTGGAATACGTGGGTGGTTACGATGATTGGATTCGTCAGGGCGGTAAATGGACTGAGGCAGATTTACCCGAGGAAGCACCAGCAATCAGCGAACCCTCTGCGTCAAATAAAACGAATGAAGTCGCTAGCACACCAAAAGTCAGTGCGCCGGTTGCAGCGCCGCGCGCCAAAAAATTAAGTTATAAATTACAAAAAGAATTTGACGATTTGCCGAAAAAAATCGAACAACTTGAGCAGCAACTGGATGCTATGAAAGCCGTAGTTGGCGCCGCCGATTTTTACTCCCAATCACCAAAAATTGTTGAAGAAAAATTGCAAGCCCTGGCGCAAGTTGAAATGGATTTGGAAGTTTGTTTTGAACGCTGGGCTGAATTGGAAGATATGCAGCAAGCCGAATGA
- a CDS encoding Gfo/Idh/MocA family protein: MSNRKIIRWGIIGVGDVCEVKSGPALYKSKDSQLLAVMRRNIDKARDFAQRHQVAFYYDDATALLANPDIDAVYIATPPAFHKDFALAAIAAGKQVYIEKPVTLNAAECDPIIAAAQRTNAKVCAAHYRRYVPCFIKFADLLKSGAIGIPLLARIDMLQPAASNIIAKSDENWRVNPAVSGGGLFHDLAPHQLDLLLQWFGSLVDAQGMALNQRKSNDADDCVIGNATFSSGAIFQGCWHFAVNPLHTSDTCEILGTEGKISINFFGQQVIHLHNADGEQEFIIPNPEHIQLPMIEQVNAYFRGERDNPCSIQEAKAVMELIDIFSNNE, encoded by the coding sequence ATGAGCAATCGAAAAATCATTCGCTGGGGAATTATTGGCGTTGGTGATGTATGCGAAGTAAAAAGCGGCCCGGCACTTTACAAGAGCAAAGACTCCCAACTTTTAGCGGTGATGCGACGCAACATCGACAAAGCCCGCGATTTCGCCCAGCGCCATCAAGTGGCGTTTTATTACGATGACGCCACTGCCCTGCTCGCAAATCCGGATATAGATGCGGTTTACATAGCAACGCCACCAGCATTCCATAAAGATTTTGCGTTAGCCGCAATAGCGGCAGGCAAGCAGGTTTACATTGAAAAACCTGTGACCTTAAATGCAGCCGAATGCGATCCTATTATTGCTGCTGCACAGCGAACAAATGCAAAAGTATGTGCTGCGCATTATCGTCGCTATGTGCCCTGCTTTATTAAATTTGCGGACTTATTGAAGAGCGGAGCCATAGGCATACCCCTACTGGCCAGAATTGATATGTTGCAACCTGCGGCATCTAATATCATTGCCAAAAGTGACGAAAACTGGCGAGTGAATCCCGCAGTTTCTGGTGGCGGTTTATTTCACGATTTAGCACCTCACCAACTGGATTTATTGTTGCAATGGTTTGGTTCTTTAGTAGATGCGCAAGGCATGGCACTTAACCAACGTAAATCAAATGATGCAGATGATTGCGTAATAGGTAATGCAACATTTTCCTCTGGAGCCATATTCCAGGGCTGCTGGCATTTTGCAGTCAACCCACTACATACCAGCGACACTTGCGAGATTCTAGGAACAGAAGGAAAAATTAGTATTAACTTTTTTGGCCAGCAAGTTATTCACTTACACAATGCGGATGGCGAACAAGAGTTTATTATTCCCAACCCTGAACATATTCAGCTGCCTATGATTGAGCAAGTGAACGCCTATTTTCGCGGCGAAAGGGATAATCCCTGCAGCATTCAAGAGGCTAAAGCGGTAATGGAATTGATCGATATATTTAGCAACAATGAATAA
- a CDS encoding RDD family protein: MKKNVTPVTEFAAPGLPRIFAAMVYDSLLLAAISIAYGALVVGIDVAIFGQPEAGQRIHWSLFAKVFITLGWLLVITFFYVYFWQKFGQTLGMKTWRMQLVDANTNQIVSYSQALKRSAFAWLSLLLLGMGYWLSLVHPQGRLLHDLLSGTKLILLKKK; encoded by the coding sequence ATGAAAAAAAATGTAACGCCTGTCACCGAGTTCGCAGCACCCGGACTTCCCCGAATTTTTGCCGCTATGGTTTACGACAGCCTTTTATTGGCGGCAATTAGCATTGCCTATGGTGCGCTTGTTGTAGGTATTGATGTTGCAATCTTCGGCCAACCTGAAGCTGGCCAACGCATTCATTGGAGTTTGTTTGCGAAAGTTTTTATTACGCTAGGTTGGTTGTTAGTCATTACTTTTTTTTATGTTTATTTTTGGCAAAAATTTGGTCAAACCCTGGGTATGAAAACCTGGCGTATGCAATTGGTTGACGCTAATACCAATCAAATTGTGAGCTATTCACAAGCACTAAAACGTAGCGCTTTCGCCTGGTTGTCATTGTTGCTTTTGGGGATGGGTTATTGGCTAAGTTTGGTTCATCCGCAAGGCCGGTTGCTGCATGATTTGCTCAGTGGTACCAAGCTTATCCTGTTGAAGAAAAAATAA
- a CDS encoding adenylate/guanylate cyclase domain-containing protein: MFNQNTPQAIMFADVSGSSALYKQLGNQDAKAIVDDAVSHMAATTIVHEGTVVKTIGDEVMARFDSAATACRVAIAIQQRSSREFADIGLGIRIGIAFGDTVVTPTDAFGDTVNDAAFVAHIARANQIVLTQGVIDELDATLMHQCQLFDRVNIKGDSQKTIIYRLAWETSQQNDLSTRVMPIHDVTRFVSTFQLTLKMGDKIVSILPDQTPYSIGRDLNKVHLYLDNSVCSREHCHIEFRRGKYVLVDHSTNGTYVHEENKTPIYLRREEAPLQGTGVISIGQQVDSKNPWLIHYQH; encoded by the coding sequence ATGTTTAATCAAAACACCCCTCAAGCCATCATGTTTGCCGACGTTTCCGGCAGCTCGGCGCTTTATAAGCAGCTGGGGAATCAGGATGCCAAGGCAATCGTGGATGACGCCGTAAGCCATATGGCTGCAACGACGATTGTTCATGAAGGAACCGTAGTTAAGACTATCGGCGATGAAGTCATGGCACGTTTTGACAGTGCAGCTACAGCCTGTAGAGTTGCTATTGCGATTCAACAGCGCTCAAGCCGTGAATTTGCCGACATAGGTTTGGGAATACGCATTGGCATTGCGTTTGGCGATACGGTCGTTACGCCGACCGACGCATTTGGCGATACCGTAAACGACGCTGCATTTGTTGCGCACATTGCGCGAGCCAATCAAATAGTACTTACCCAGGGCGTGATTGATGAACTTGATGCGACGCTCATGCATCAGTGCCAATTGTTTGATCGCGTAAATATTAAGGGCGACAGTCAAAAAACCATTATCTATCGCCTTGCTTGGGAGACCTCCCAGCAAAACGATTTGTCGACTCGCGTTATGCCGATTCACGATGTAACTCGCTTCGTTTCCACCTTCCAGTTAACCTTAAAAATGGGCGACAAAATTGTCAGTATTTTGCCTGACCAAACTCCGTATTCCATTGGACGCGATCTCAATAAAGTACATTTGTATCTGGATAATTCGGTGTGCTCGCGCGAGCATTGCCACATAGAATTCCGTCGCGGAAAATATGTGCTGGTTGATCATTCCACTAATGGCACTTACGTGCACGAAGAAAATAAAACTCCCATCTATTTACGCCGTGAAGAAGCCCCATTACAAGGTACCGGCGTGATCAGTATCGGTCAGCAAGTTGATTCCAAAAATCCTTGGTTAATTCACTACCAACATTAA